The stretch of DNA TTATTGGGAGACTACAACAGTTAGCTTTGAtatgcagcaaaacaacaaaagaccaAAATACTCACTAGGGATCATTTGTAAACCTGGGTGTTCTCGGAGGTTGGTATCCGTACAGATGGCAATAAAGCACGTCAAAACAGAAGCAGCACATCTCCGCTGAGACGACCATTTTTCTGCCTCCACTTCCCGAACCAGGTCCCGGACTAAGATTCGGGGAGAGGCCGGATGTAGTGTAACCGGCCGGGGCTGGGGACAGAGCGTTTGTGCCGCTGCTACCACTACTACTGCTGCCGCTAACGTTACCCCCGGGTCCCCCCAGGCCGTTAGCTCTGCTTACGTTCGCCGCTGCTGCAACTGTCGCGGAGGAGCCAATCCCCAACTCCGAGCCACAATGTCCGGTTCCTGCCACCCCGCTTCCCGCCCCCACCCCGCCGGGACCCCCCGACCCGGGCGATCCCGACAGTTTCTGCTTCTTCACCCCGCAGCAcccggccgccatcttggaacAATCTGCACCGACACACCGCTTCCGACCCATAACCGTCACCGCGggaagggtggggggggacGCCGACCAGACGTAGAAATCCCACTGCGTTGATACGTACGACGGACAATACTCcactttcactctttttttttttaattcttatatttttttattttttttttttgtcggacGACGAAATACCCGATGTAACGAGAATACTGCAATGTCACTCTAGCGTTGCCTTTAAAAAATGCACGACTTCGCTACGCAAAATCCATAGCTAGATAAACGTTTTTTCCTTGAGTATTCAGTGAGTCAGTCTGTCTAGCTTTGGACCACGGTGTTCCAGTGGACCACAGATAACGTCAAGTCCCGGCCAAATATCGACGCCTTCTCCCTAAAACCGCACCATCCGAGGCGATCTCAGTCAGTTCCCCTCAAACATACAAGTTCAGGGAGTGCACGGTCCGAACAGGCCGCAGATGACAGTAGCCAGGCGGTCCAGATGTGAAGCCGACAGCCAGTGCGCCGTACCCCCGCAGCACACCTCTCCAAGTGGAAGCCGGGAGCTAGAGTACGCAGGACCCATAAGCTTCAGCACAAATTGCGCACAGTGTCGCGGACAGCGTAGCTTCTCATTGCACCAGCTAGTTTGCTACAGCCTCACGAACTTCTAATTACACAACAGGCCCAGTATGTTGGAATTCCAGACGCTGGGGTAACGCAGAGTAAAATGGCATCTGACAATGCGGGGTTGGCATGGCACAACGAAACGCGTCAGCGCCGAGCAAGTCATTTCAGTAACGTTGGCCCACAGTTTGCACCTGCATGATGTCTGCTCTTGGAtcagattttaaaacaaaaaaaatctcaataaCACCCCCGCGTCAAATGGAGAGCTGAAAGTTTTCAGTATAGGTTTGTTTGGAGGTGGTCATCCGTTCATGGGGACACATATAGATGAGCATTCTAGTCCGCAAATCGTGAGAAATCCTTTGGGTTTGGCAACCCTCGCTCCGCATCCGTCTCTCAGCTGCTACAATTCAGTGCTGTTCGGGTAAAAGCCCTGTGATCAGTCTGTGGGCACGGACATCGGTGTCGTCGCCACGCCGGAACCGGATTCAGAAAATGCGCTGCGCCCAGTTGCTACACATAATGCGTAGCTTCTCGGGGTATCAAACGTGCAATTCAGGAGAAATGTACGGTGTTGTGGGAGCATGCGCGCTCACGACGTCCGTGCGCGCGTGcccggaaaaaaaaagtaacggTGTCCCAAGTTATAAAAGGCACAGGAGCAGAGTGGTGTTTCTCCACCACGACTGCTGCAAATGGATTTGTCAGTGTCTGTGCAAGTCACAGCTCTGTGCGTTAAGATAAAGGCCACACAGACGAGGATTTTTCATTGAAACAGTTCCTcttaaagtgatttattttgcagTGGCTAACATGAATCGTTCCACACATGCTTGTAGGGGTACTGTTGCTTTCTGAAAACACCCAGAAACAGTAAATAAATCCAGTCACACGTGTCAGCTGTCCGGGTCTGCCCCACGGTGAATCATCCTCCAACTCCGCCCGCAACCATTCATCTCCCCCGTGCTGCCTGACTGTAATGGTGTAGTCAGAAATGCGTTTACCAGTAATGAGAGCAGCGTCCAAATGTCAGGGATGAATACATAGAGGGATCAGCTGGTGATGACCGTGCCCTGACTCAAGATGCTGGATTAAGTGTGCAAGAATTGGGAAACACTGGATGTCTGGCAGAGAAATACATTGCTTGGGTGGGTGGGACAGGGGCAGGACATCTTGATCTACTTCCtaaattaaacactgaaacaatgaaatgatcaaatctatctatctatctatctatctatctatctatctatctatctatctatctatctatctatctatctatctatctatctatctatctgtatagctagctagctagctatctagGCACTAGGCACAAATGACACTGACAGTTGTTTTCGATCCTATCTTTTAATTACCTCTATGGAGAAACCTGACAACATGATAAGTCGGCCATTTTCAAGGCCTGTGGAGCATAACAGATATTGAAGCCCGTCTGCAGAATCTAAACAATCTTCAAACATCtcataataaatcatttcagaGTCATGTGGTCACTGTCTTTTTGGTAATTATCATAGGCTGTAGAGTAGCCTGTGATGTCCTCAGCTATTCTCTTTGCTGGGTCCCACAAAGAGTCCAGAGCCGGAAGAACTGATGCCTGTAATAATGTAGAGCCATATAGTGCTTCTGCTTATATTAAACTTATCTTGAGATAAATGCGCTTTCAGTGCCCCCTTGCTTTGTCTTTTCTCCCCCATTTGCTGTCCAGGCCTGACATATTTGAGTTTATCATCCGGGCCGGTGCAGTAACCCACATACACCCCTCCCCATAAAGTGCCTTATGACTGACTCAGCACAAAGCTCTTCTAAAATGTACAGCTAATTATTGTTGGCTCTGCTGACCAAGCATTCGCCTAACAGGCATCCATACACAGACATAGAATGTGAGAGTCCACGAATGATTGGCCACTAGAATGTTTTATTCTCACCTTATTAAATTACTCAAGAAAACATCTAACACAGTTTTCCCCATGCATTCAAAATGTATTATCCAGACAGCTGTACTTGTGCCTGCCATTCAGTGTCATGTGAGACAGCATGGATTCCTGAATTCAGTTTGTTCTTGTTACATAAACTTCATTCGAGGTACAAATGATATTGGCAgttgttttaaatgattatttaaaacCTGGGAACAATGTAGCCCCTGAGTTATAGACGGCCACGCATACCAACTTTAGGGTTTAATTCCTGTGCAGACACAGAATTtgagtgttgttttaaaccACCATGAACGACTGAGAGCTAGcttatttttttgattaaaaaacgTGTCTCACAGACACTAGTGATAGTCACCAAttgacaaatgtatttttggTTCATGAATTCTGGACTTAAAATGAGACATAACACCAgttgttctttttattcttgGTGTGTCCTCTGATCTAATTTTAAATGATGGTGTAATATTGTTATACTTCAGATTAATTATATTCTAATTCACATCATTTCACATCATgcaatttttccattttgcttCTCATAATGGTCACGTTAATGCTGCTGAGGTTATGCCTGTCCTTATGTGTGCAGGTTGTTGAATTGACATCAGTGGTATGACTAATCTTGTTTTACTGTGTATATGAAATAGAAACTACAACAGGATCAACTTATTATCTTTCCTTGTTACTGAGCTGATTAATTACTATATGCTATGGAAAATCATAGTAATTAATCAGCTCTGATGAGTGCATACTTTAGTTTTGGTAATACTGTAATTACAAAGTCCAATCAAATTAATTGTTACTATTCAgatttaatgaatattttagcTGCTTTGGCGAAAATGATTTTGTCATTATATATTGCAGTTAATGGCAAATTTCACAACAGACCATTCAGCTGAACAGAGCTGGTATGTTCACATGGCATAGAGCAGCTGATCAGAGTGCATTTTGTTCAAAATCCCATTCATGCGACCACTGGATTTTAGGCATGGGCGATTTCATTGAAATGCAATCTACCACATCCAGATTATCTTTTGAGGCTCCAACAGGAAAGGAGGAAGCAGGCTGGATTTCCTCCCCTTTCTTCTGCAGTACATGTGTGTGCAATGTTATCAAGGTCAAGTTGGCTTTAAGAAGACACATGTGCTGAgctaagagggaaaaaaaaaaacattctgaatagTCACTATATCGttatatgcatgtatatatcctctctctctttttgttttattttgttccactGATTGTCTGTGTGTTCTATTCAGAGCAGGGATAATCAGGCATGTTGTTCTAAGGCCGTGTGGAATTTCCCACAGTGGCTGACTTGCCTCTGAGACATGAAGCCGAATGAAGACAGTGAGTCGGCCATGGTGATGattcaaaaagtttttttaaaaggagCCATGAGGActccagcaggaggagggaTCAATACTAATGGCCTATATTGATCATTTCTCAAGTCTGCTTCAAGACGTCAAAACACTTAGTGCTGATCCAGCCATGTACTTGTATGCTCAATAGTGGATGATAAATTACTATTATGATAGCTAACAGATGATAGTTGGTATGTATTTCCATAGCCTATTCAGTCACATGGTGAAACTGAGActctattgtttgttttcagggtcaatagcatcagcatcagcagggGTTGTAGCTGAACCAGACACTGTGTTGGTTGGAGATGATAAGCTCTATCAGTGTTATTGCAGCTCCCTGAGGCAACAATGTTGCTAATGGTCATAGATATAACAGGGCCTAATTACaacagagctgtgtgtgttctcattttCCTTGCACATTCAATAAACTCACTGATGCCTTGGTAGGACAAAACTGGGTTACAATagaaacattttgcattttgtgcaaatggagaaaatgtatgcaaatgttattgcacattatcagAAGTGTCATCAGAAGAACATGGACTCAAAATACAGTCTGAGTCCATGGTCTGACTGCTGCCACTGTATGGCCTGCTTCGTTTTCTCTTCCCTGCAGAAACCTTGTCATCACTTTATATGGACTCAGCTGACTTCCCTTCTGGCTCCCAGTGTAATGACCTTTCTCTTTCAGCCAGAACATAGGAGTCACTCCCCATTTTCCTTTGTAGGCTGAAAACTCATCTCATCAAGAGGGATGTCATGTCACACACTCAGCTTCCCCTCAGCTGCATCTTTCTCCTCTATTTGTgctctttcttttgtttaacTGGGCTTATGTGCCTCACACAATTACACCAGCCTATAGTCACAGACTGTTGTCTGCATGTGTGGTTCTGATGCCCTATTCACTCTTATCACaccaatgttttattattattattattattattattattattattactcttaTTTCTGTGATCTATGAATgaattaacaaaataatgaattagaaataaacatctgtttgaaaaaaggagtaggaagaagTAAACACTTGTTTTTAACTCTTACACCTTTTTAGCTATTCCTCGGTTTGTATCAACATTTATTCTAAATAAACATCCATAGAAATATATAACATGTAtgcattacatatatatatgtaaacataCAGTCTCTCCCCAGTCTAGAACCTATTAAAGCTGTATGAGTTTGTTTACTGACCACTTCCGCAAATACATCCAGTGTTTATACATGGTTCAGTCACAGGGTACAACGAAAATGCATCATTACATCGTATCGTACAAATGCTGCACTTTCTCTTTTGTCCTGTAGAGGCCAGTAGCGCTCCTATCTGCATTGACTATGCCACGAAATTAGAAGTAGAAGAAGCACCAGGAGGTGGAGCTACGTGTTTGAAAGTGGCGGGCAGGAACAACATCTCTTTTCATGGGAAAGGACTAACTAAAGTTTACCAAGTAAGACGCAATAAGAAGCAACATTTTAAAGTAAACCTTTAATGAAGTGTCCGATGTCAGTGCTCCTCGCTATCACTCAGAACCACTGAATGCAGGTTTCGTGATATTTGAACACTGGGGGAAACGCGAAAAGGTACGTTGATGTCAACGTCTTGCTAATACATGCAGCTGGCTAGTTGACGTTAAGCTGAGTTTAAATTTTAACCCATTTAATGAAGTGGCACAGTTTTACATTGTCTTGTTTTCAGTTCCATAATAACTTACACTGGTAATGATAAAGATGATAAAGTGTCTTTCGGTGTGTCTGAAGGAAATGAACATTACGGATAGCGAGCTACTCGGACACAAGTCAACTGGCTAAGTTAACGTTATTGTTAAAAGCAAACTCCGGCCTAAAATGGTACGTTTCCTTCGAGACAGCAGCTTATTGAACTTATTGAGCTGTCTGGAACAACTGCAGGCAGTGATGTCATCCATACAAATCAAGGACCTGCTCCATAGACGGTGAATAATGGAAGCAAGTCATCAGACACTGACGTAGAGTAATCAATGGTGGTGACATGAGGATATTctcagaaaatagaaaaagtcactcaaaaagaaaattgaaCCACATGTTTATGTCGCAGTGCTTTAGTTCAGCCCTCCCTAGTGCTTGACcagttatatttttgtttgtttttaatgcatgaTTAATAGTTTTCACTTATACCAaagatgctgttgtttttgtattgtgtGTCCTCACCATATTTTATCTGATGGTGTGATATTGTTAAGTTACTTCAGATGAATAATAGTCTAATTCACATCATTTCACACCATTCTGTTTGCACTTACGTGAGCGAATTCTCTAAACACAAATTCAGTATGCTTCAAAACAGCAATtagatgctttattttttctaacaCAGCAAAAACAGTCAAGTAAATATTGATGTCCTCTTTCAGTATTCGTGCAGTGTTATTATTGGCATTGGCAGCTTTATGAACTTGTGGTTTTGCCTTCATTAAAAACAATAGCTCAACACGCCATCTGTCCACATCAATAGCCTCAAATTACCCCTTTTTACTAcctccttcttttatttttattacaggtATCTGTTGGCGTCTTGCATCATGGCGAATGAGGATGCAAAGGTGATTCCAGTGCGGGTTGCCTTGCGATGTCGCCCGCTGGTGCCAAAAGAAATTAATGAGGGATGTCAGTGTTGTCTCACTTTTGTCCCTGGGGAGCCACAGGTATGTACTTGAGAATAATTTATAACTCTCTGTCCTAGAGTAATGTATTGACTTGCATCAAAGTGGATGTAATATGTTTTCTTTAACCGTATGCACCCTCACTTATTGGTTTCTGTTTtgaatctttttgtttttcttttgttttttccaggtgATTGTTGGCACGGAAAAGGCATTCACCTATGATTATGTATTTGACCCCAGTGTCGAACAAGAAGAGATCTTTAATATATCTGTGGCTCCCTTGTTGCGTGGGCTTTTCAAAGGTACATATAGCTTTTAACATGATGATTTTACTGCTACACAAAAATATTGTATGTattgatttctttctctgcattttcaaCCTCTAATATTGCTCTTTTGCCAGGCTATCATGCCACAGTTCTTGCATATGGTCAGACAGGATCAGGAAAGACCTTCTCCATGGGAGGAACATACTCATCAGCTCAAGAGAATGACCCTTCTGTTGGAGTTATTCCCCGAGTTATCAAAAGGATCTTTgatgagagggagaagaggacaGACTGTGATTTCTGTTTGGCTGTGTCATACTTGGAGGTTGGTGGACATGTTGTTAACTCTGTATTAATAGCCTTCTTTCTGTAACATCTCTCTGGTAACCAGCAGTTGCGATCTCATTGAACTTCACCTTTAAAAGAAATCCAATCAAGCTTTTACCTTTTGATTTTAGATCTACAATGAAGATATATTGGACCTGCTGTCTTCAGCTAAAGATAAAACTCCCATCAGCATCCGGGAAGACCCTAAAGATGGTATTAAGGTGAGTGACTTGGCCCATTTACACCAGATGGGGCATATGCCAAACAGAGAAAGCTTCAACAGTTCTGTGTACTGCATAAATTGCAGCAGTGTAGacacttaaaacaaaataacatcaagagtaaaaacaaaataaaacagagcctTTGTTTGTTGGACACAGTTGAGATGGCAAAATCAGCGCTCTAGTGACCTAGTGGCACAGATCTTTGTTATCCACAGGACAAAGCAGgacagtaagtgtgtgtgtgtgctctcatTGGCTTTGCAGAATTAAAGCAGATAATAATAGTACAGAAATTCAAAGCCGCCTGTAATCTATGTTACGTAAATAGTAGAAGAATGCCTCTTTGACTGCTCTTAGATGTCCAGCTCTTAATATAGACTGCCTGTGCTAGTGCTAGCTAGCATACTTATTGTAGAGCTggactgaaaaaataatttcaccTGCAGTTTTTTACCTGGAGACGTACAAAGGTAAAAATTTAGATGTCCTAGGACATCTATGGAGTTATGATGTCCTAGGACATTTATAGGACAAATGTAAGTTTTGAGTGGAGTTTTTGCGCTACACTAATGCAGGCAGATTGTGATGTGGCTGAAGATGGATCAAATAAGGCTATTACAGTGTGTCTTGCGTGTCTATGGCAGACACAGTGGACATAATTTCAATATAAACTAATTTCATTTCCCTGGCTAATTATAGTTTCATGTTACTTTGCAGTCAGTGTTGAGTGTTTTCTGTTAACAGGGGCTGTTCTCTTAGCTCTTGTGTCATGTGTTGCCACATTTCTGATTTTGCCTGATTCTGATTTTGCTTGTATTTGAACTATCCTACTTCATAGATCGTCGGGTTAACTGAGAGGCAGGTGTTTTCTGCCCATGAGATGGTTGGGTGTCTGGAACTTGGAAACTCTGCTCGCACTGTGGGCTCCACAGCGATGAATGCTGCTTCTTCACGTTCCCATGCCATCTTCACTATCACGCTGGAGCAGCGCAGGGGGGCAGACAAGTCAGTGTGGCCGTCTTTTCTACCAACGCACATTTTTACACCTGGTGATATGCAAGCAAATTACATAGTGACAGTGCTCCAATAAGGGATTTACTTGACTAGATTTGACTAGAACTTAAATAATGTAGATTTTTAGGTATTTGGTTTTgagaatggaatggaatggaaaaaACTGCTGTCAAAAATCTGCAAGTCATTAATATTTGTGCAATCTTCTGTTGCAGAGTGGATTCAGTTGTTTCAAAGTTGCACCTTGTGGATCTGGCTGGTTctgagagacaaaagaaaaccaaGGCAGAGGGAGATCGTTTAAAAGAAGGTAACCAAAATCCGCTTTCCCCCTGAGATCCAGTTAAAAGCTCTAGTGTTACGTCTGATTTGATGATTCTACTGATGATTTGTAGTTTTAAAATAACCTTGATAAG from Mugil cephalus isolate CIBA_MC_2020 chromosome 15, CIBA_Mcephalus_1.1, whole genome shotgun sequence encodes:
- the ammecr1 gene encoding AMME syndrome candidate gene 1 protein isoform X2, with the translated sequence MGRKRCVGADCSKMAAGCCGVKKQKLSGSPGSGGPGGVGAGSGVAGTGHCGSELGIGSSATVAAAANVSRANGLGGPGGNVSGSSSSGSSGTNALSPAPAGYTTSGLSPNLSPGPGSGSGGRKMVVSAEMCCFCFDVLYCHLYGYQPPRTPRFTNDPYALKDSRFPPMTRDELPRLFCSVSLLTNFEDVGDYLDWEVGVHGIRIEFFNEKGSKRTATYLPEVAKEQGWDHIQTIDSLLRKGGYKAPITNDFRKTIKLTRYRSEKMTMGYAEYIAHRQHHHYQNGIGHPLPPYNHYS